A region from the Bacteroidota bacterium genome encodes:
- the pgi gene encoding glucose-6-phosphate isomerase, with protein MLPKKNPTETLAWKKLSAHAQEMQSVQMKSLFAADAKRFDRLSISFGELLLDYSKNIVTDETLSLLQSLATECDLAAAIEAMFGGQAINETENRAVLHTALRDFSSPNLFLDGHDILPDIRSVQQQMQNFCAKVHDGSWTGYTGKRIRNIVNIGIGGSDLGPVMVTEALKPYWIDGIHAFFVSNVDGSHIAETLKQVNPEETLFLIASKTFTTQETMANAHTAREWFLRSAIDPQWVAKHFVALSTNEKEVTKFGIAPENMFGFWDWVGGRYSLWSAIGLSIALTIGYDRFEALLQGAHATDQHFRKAQYDRNIPVILALLGIWYNNFIGATTEAILPYDQYLHRFAAYFQQGNMESNGKQVDRNGNPVTYATGPIVWGEPGTNGQHAFYQLIHQGMHLIPCDFIAPARSHNPIGDHHAILMSNFLAQSEALMNGKSEEEVAAELAGMDEAARKKLLPFKVFEGNRPSNTILLKQMTPYNLGALIAIYEHKIFVQGILWNIFSFDQWGVELGKKLASKILSELKGESDPAAHDSSTNGLMAALKTWRN; from the coding sequence CAGAGACCCTTGCTTGGAAAAAGTTGAGCGCGCATGCGCAGGAGATGCAATCCGTGCAGATGAAATCCCTCTTTGCAGCCGATGCGAAACGTTTTGATCGCTTGTCCATTTCCTTTGGCGAATTGCTGTTGGACTACTCCAAAAATATCGTCACCGACGAAACCCTCAGCCTTTTACAATCCCTCGCCACCGAATGCGACCTTGCCGCAGCCATTGAAGCGATGTTTGGAGGCCAAGCCATCAATGAAACCGAAAACCGCGCGGTCTTGCATACCGCCTTGCGCGACTTCAGTTCGCCAAACTTGTTTTTGGACGGCCATGACATCTTGCCCGACATTCGCAGCGTGCAACAGCAGATGCAAAACTTTTGCGCAAAAGTCCATGACGGCAGTTGGACGGGCTATACCGGCAAACGTATCCGCAATATCGTGAACATCGGCATCGGCGGCAGCGACCTCGGTCCGGTGATGGTCACCGAGGCCCTCAAACCCTATTGGATCGACGGCATTCACGCGTTTTTTGTATCCAATGTCGATGGCAGCCATATTGCGGAGACCCTCAAACAGGTCAATCCCGAGGAAACGCTGTTCCTGATCGCCTCCAAAACATTTACCACGCAAGAAACCATGGCCAATGCCCATACTGCGCGGGAATGGTTTTTGCGTAGTGCCATTGATCCTCAGTGGGTAGCAAAGCACTTTGTTGCGCTTTCGACGAATGAAAAGGAGGTTACGAAGTTTGGGATTGCGCCGGAAAATATGTTTGGCTTCTGGGATTGGGTCGGCGGACGCTACAGCTTGTGGAGCGCAATTGGCCTTTCGATTGCCTTGACAATCGGCTATGATCGCTTTGAAGCCTTGTTGCAAGGTGCCCACGCCACCGATCAACATTTTCGCAAGGCACAGTATGACCGCAATATCCCTGTGATTTTGGCATTGCTCGGCATCTGGTACAACAATTTTATTGGTGCGACCACGGAGGCGATTTTACCCTACGATCAGTACCTGCACCGCTTTGCAGCCTATTTTCAGCAGGGAAACATGGAAAGCAACGGCAAACAGGTTGACCGCAATGGCAATCCCGTAACCTATGCAACAGGGCCGATCGTTTGGGGTGAACCAGGGACGAACGGGCAGCATGCATTTTATCAGCTCATCCACCAAGGCATGCATTTGATTCCTTGCGATTTCATAGCGCCCGCCCGCAGCCACAATCCGATTGGAGACCATCACGCCATCTTAATGTCCAATTTCCTAGCGCAATCAGAGGCTTTGATGAACGGCAAATCTGAAGAGGAAGTCGCCGCTGAATTGGCTGGCATGGACGAAGCCGCGCGAAAGAAGTTGTTGCCATTCAAGGTTTTTGAAGGCAATCGCCCGAGCAATACGATTCTCCTGAAACAGATGACGCCCTACAACCTTGGCGCCTTGATCGCCATTTATGAACATAAGATCTTCGTGCAAGGCATCTTATGGAACATCTTCAGTTTTGACCAATGGGGCGTCGAACTCGGCAAAAAGCTCGCCTCCAAAATCCTCTCCGAATTAAAAGGCGAAAGCGATCCTGCTGCGCACGATTCCTCCACCAATGGGTTGATGGCGGCTTTGAAGACGTGGCGTAATTAG